In Comamonas sp. lk, the following proteins share a genomic window:
- a CDS encoding CDP-6-deoxy-delta-3,4-glucoseen reductase has translation MTEIAHASYEITVQPSGRAFATQGSETILAAAIRTGVGLPYGCKDGACGSCKCKKLSGEVSHGAHSDKALSAEEEAAGYVLTCCATPHTPVVLESRQVTDASSFPIKKMPVRVSGLEKKSSDVMQVGLQLPASEKFRYHAGQYVEFILRDGSRRAYSMATAPHVQETAPGIELHIRHMPGGKFTDHVFGTMKEKEILRVEGPFGSFFLREDSDKPIILLASGTGFAPIKALIEHMRHKGINRPTSLYWGGRRPEDLYYASWIAEHTADMPQFQYVPVVSDAQAGDAWTGRTGFVHQAVLDDFADLSGYQVYACGAPVVVDSARSAYIKDRGLPEEEFFADAFTSEADK, from the coding sequence ATGACCGAGATTGCCCACGCCTCTTACGAGATCACCGTTCAGCCCAGCGGCCGAGCATTTGCCACTCAGGGCTCCGAAACCATTCTGGCCGCAGCCATACGCACCGGCGTAGGCCTGCCCTATGGCTGTAAGGATGGCGCCTGCGGCTCCTGCAAGTGCAAGAAGCTGAGCGGCGAAGTGAGCCACGGCGCGCACTCCGACAAGGCCTTGTCTGCCGAGGAAGAGGCCGCCGGCTATGTGCTGACCTGCTGCGCCACGCCTCACACGCCCGTGGTGCTCGAGTCGCGCCAGGTGACGGACGCCAGCTCTTTCCCAATCAAGAAGATGCCGGTGCGCGTATCGGGTCTGGAAAAAAAATCGTCTGACGTGATGCAAGTGGGCCTGCAGCTGCCGGCCAGCGAGAAATTCCGCTACCACGCCGGTCAGTATGTGGAATTCATACTGCGCGACGGCTCGCGCCGCGCCTACTCTATGGCCACGGCACCCCATGTGCAGGAAACCGCCCCCGGCATCGAGCTGCATATCCGCCACATGCCCGGCGGCAAGTTCACCGACCATGTGTTTGGCACCATGAAGGAAAAGGAAATTTTGCGCGTGGAAGGCCCGTTCGGCAGCTTCTTCCTGCGCGAGGACTCGGACAAGCCCATCATCTTGCTGGCCTCGGGCACCGGTTTTGCGCCCATCAAGGCGCTGATCGAGCACATGCGCCACAAGGGCATCAACCGCCCCACCTCGCTGTACTGGGGCGGCCGCCGTCCGGAAGATCTGTACTACGCCAGCTGGATTGCCGAGCACACGGCCGACATGCCCCAGTTCCAGTACGTGCCCGTGGTCTCCGACGCCCAGGCCGGGGATGCCTGGACCGGCCGCACCGGTTTTGTGCACCAGGCCGTGCTCGACGACTTTGCCGATCTCTCCGGCTATCAGGTCTATGCCTGCGGCGCACCCGTGGTGGTGGATTCGGCCCGCAGCGCCTACATCAAGGATCGCGGCCTGCCGGAAGAGGAATTCTTCGCCGACGCTTTTACTTCCGAAGCCGACAAGTAA
- a CDS encoding NAD(P)H-binding protein, with the protein MKVALIGATGFVGAAVLQELLNRGHEVVALVRHPEKFPVREHVQIIKADVLQANEVERAVAGVDAVVSAFNAGWTNPNIYADFMQGSRAIVQGVKAAGVKRYIVVGGAGSLYVNGQQLVDSPEFPAAIKPGATAARDMFTELQKEAALDWTLLSPAVGFHGSSAAQAQGRTGQYRTGKDEPLMQADGTPGDISAADLAVALIDALDRNTHLRERFTVAY; encoded by the coding sequence ATGAAAGTCGCTTTGATTGGTGCCACGGGTTTTGTCGGCGCTGCCGTGCTGCAGGAGTTGCTCAACCGTGGTCATGAGGTGGTGGCCCTGGTGCGCCACCCCGAGAAATTTCCAGTGCGCGAGCATGTGCAGATCATCAAGGCCGATGTGCTCCAAGCCAACGAGGTCGAGCGTGCCGTGGCCGGTGTGGATGCCGTGGTCAGCGCCTTTAACGCAGGCTGGACCAATCCCAATATCTATGCCGACTTCATGCAGGGCTCGCGCGCCATCGTGCAGGGCGTGAAAGCCGCCGGCGTGAAGCGCTACATCGTGGTGGGCGGCGCAGGCAGCCTGTATGTGAACGGTCAGCAGCTGGTGGATTCGCCGGAGTTTCCTGCCGCCATCAAGCCCGGTGCCACGGCTGCCCGCGATATGTTTACCGAGCTGCAAAAAGAAGCGGCACTGGACTGGACGCTGCTGAGCCCGGCCGTGGGCTTTCACGGCAGTTCTGCGGCGCAGGCCCAGGGCCGTACCGGCCAGTACCGCACGGGCAAGGATGAGCCGCTGATGCAGGCCGACGGCACGCCAGGCGATATCTCGGCCGCCGATCTGGCCGTGGCGCTGATTGACGCGCTGGACCGGAACACCCATCTGCGCGAGCGCTTTACAGTCGCGTATTGA
- a CDS encoding tripartite tricarboxylate transporter substrate binding protein, translating to MNRRNSLLSVMAAAAALASPLALAQEPIRLIVPYAPGGPLDITSRALAERVRDSLGVVIIDNKAGAGGNIGADAVAKATPDGMTIGLAATATHAVNPWLYSKMPYDAGKDFAGITQMVRVPNVLVINAAKAEQLKIHSVADLIAYAKSHPAKLNYGSGGNGSAGHLAGEMLKQKAGIFALHVPYRGANPAQLALLSGEVDFNIDNLAAAAPNIKSGKLKALAVTSLNATPLLPGVPPLSKTYPGFSIDTWWGLVAPAGTPKPVLDKLSKAFNDALNAPETKTRFNTLMAEPVGSTPAEFDKFMAAERAKYQPIVKASGAKVD from the coding sequence ATGAACCGTAGAAACAGCCTTCTCTCGGTCATGGCGGCCGCAGCTGCCTTGGCCTCTCCTCTTGCCCTGGCCCAAGAACCCATCCGTCTGATCGTGCCCTATGCGCCCGGTGGTCCTCTGGACATCACCTCGCGCGCACTGGCCGAGCGGGTGCGTGATTCTCTGGGTGTGGTCATCATCGACAACAAGGCCGGAGCCGGCGGCAACATCGGTGCCGATGCCGTGGCCAAGGCCACCCCCGATGGCATGACCATAGGCCTGGCAGCCACGGCCACGCACGCCGTCAACCCCTGGCTCTATTCCAAGATGCCCTACGACGCAGGCAAGGACTTTGCCGGCATCACGCAAATGGTGCGCGTACCCAATGTGCTGGTGATAAACGCCGCCAAGGCCGAGCAGCTCAAGATCCACAGCGTGGCCGATCTGATCGCCTACGCCAAAAGCCATCCTGCCAAACTCAACTACGGCAGTGGCGGCAATGGTTCTGCAGGCCATCTGGCCGGCGAGATGCTCAAGCAGAAAGCCGGTATTTTTGCCCTGCACGTACCTTACCGTGGCGCCAATCCGGCACAGCTGGCCCTGCTGTCGGGCGAGGTTGATTTCAACATCGACAACCTAGCCGCCGCCGCACCCAATATCAAGAGCGGCAAGCTCAAGGCGCTGGCCGTGACATCGCTCAATGCCACACCGCTGCTGCCCGGCGTGCCTCCCCTGTCCAAGACCTACCCCGGTTTCTCCATTGACACCTGGTGGGGTCTGGTGGCTCCTGCCGGCACACCCAAACCGGTGCTGGACAAGCTGAGCAAGGCCTTCAACGACGCCCTGAACGCCCCCGAGACCAAGACCCGCTTCAACACGCTGATGGCCGAACCCGTGGGCTCCACGCCCGCCGAGTTCGACAAGTTCATGGCTGCCGAACGCGCCAAGTACCAGCCCATCGTCAAGGCCTCCGGCGCCAAGGTGGACTGA
- a CDS encoding branched-chain amino acid ABC transporter substrate-binding protein — MGTAVMAQEQVIKIGHIGPVSGPQAHFGKDDENGVRMAIEELNAKGMVIAGKKIKFVLVAEDDVADPKQGTAASQKLCDDKVAGAVAFVNSGVAIPSSKVFNDCGIPMITGAATNPDLTKPGWNTTYRVIANDNALGAALATYAAKDLKLKNVAVIDDRTAYGQGLANVFKKDAEKQGIKIVANEFTNDKATDFMAILTSIKAKKPDAIFYGGMYGQAGPMLRQMAQLGMNDVKMFGGDGICVTELAKVAAGAKPLENVVCADGGASIGKMPGGTEWKKRYDAKYPGQFQVYSPYFYDATHLLADAMKRANSWDPKVYIPFLQKSDFQGVTSKIAFEKNGEMKNPSYTLSRYVNGAKTPIEQK; from the coding sequence ATGGGCACAGCGGTGATGGCCCAGGAGCAGGTCATCAAGATCGGCCACATCGGCCCTGTGTCCGGCCCTCAGGCCCATTTCGGCAAGGACGATGAAAACGGCGTGCGCATGGCCATTGAGGAGCTCAATGCCAAGGGCATGGTGATTGCCGGCAAGAAGATCAAATTCGTTCTGGTGGCCGAAGACGACGTGGCCGACCCCAAGCAAGGCACGGCCGCTTCGCAAAAGCTCTGCGATGACAAGGTGGCAGGCGCCGTGGCTTTTGTGAACTCGGGCGTGGCCATTCCTTCGTCCAAGGTGTTCAATGACTGCGGCATTCCCATGATTACGGGGGCCGCCACCAACCCCGATCTGACCAAACCCGGCTGGAATACCACGTATCGCGTCATCGCCAATGACAACGCCCTGGGCGCTGCGCTGGCTACCTATGCGGCCAAGGATCTCAAGCTAAAGAATGTGGCCGTGATCGACGACCGTACGGCCTACGGCCAGGGTCTGGCCAATGTGTTCAAGAAGGATGCTGAAAAGCAGGGCATCAAGATCGTTGCTAACGAGTTCACCAACGACAAGGCCACGGACTTCATGGCCATCCTGACCTCCATCAAGGCCAAGAAGCCCGATGCCATCTTCTACGGCGGCATGTACGGCCAGGCCGGCCCCATGCTGCGCCAGATGGCTCAGCTGGGCATGAATGACGTCAAGATGTTTGGCGGCGACGGCATTTGCGTGACCGAGCTGGCCAAGGTGGCGGCCGGTGCCAAGCCGCTGGAAAACGTGGTCTGTGCCGACGGCGGTGCCTCGATAGGCAAGATGCCCGGCGGCACGGAGTGGAAGAAGCGCTATGACGCCAAGTACCCCGGCCAGTTCCAGGTCTACAGCCCTTACTTCTATGACGCGACGCATCTGCTGGCCGATGCCATGAAGCGCGCCAACTCCTGGGACCCCAAGGTCTATATCCCCTTCCTGCAAAAGTCGGACTTCCAGGGCGTGACTTCCAAGATCGCTTTCGAGAAGAACGGCGAAATGAAGAACCCCAGCTACACGCTGAGCCGCTATGTGAACGGCGCCAAGACGCCTATCGAGCAGAAGTGA
- a CDS encoding SDR family oxidoreductase encodes MPSNQNPLGALPARFRRERVLIIGCGDVGQRAARVLQPAGRSGRGVALLALTRDASRQDALRAKGIRPLLGDLDQPATLRRLAGIATRVLHLAPPPSTQGQALDPRTMALLQVLRLRSQPLSLVYGSTSGVYGDCQGQWVAESRSVAPATERGLRRVNAERAVRFAGRSGLRASILRIPGIYAPDREGGTPRARLLRGTQVLQADDDVYTNHIHADDLARACVLALWRGKAQRIYHVSDDTQLKMGDYFDLAADLYGLPRPPRIAREQAATALPATLLSFMSESRRMRNQRLKTELRLALRYPAVLQGLKE; translated from the coding sequence TTGCCCTCAAATCAAAACCCATTGGGCGCGCTGCCGGCGCGCTTTCGTCGTGAACGTGTGCTCATCATCGGATGTGGCGATGTGGGGCAGCGCGCTGCACGGGTGCTGCAACCGGCCGGTCGCAGCGGCCGCGGCGTGGCCCTGCTGGCGCTGACACGCGATGCCAGTCGTCAGGATGCGCTGCGCGCCAAGGGCATCCGCCCTTTGCTGGGCGATCTGGATCAGCCAGCCACGCTGCGCCGCCTGGCCGGTATTGCCACGCGGGTGCTGCATCTGGCGCCGCCGCCTAGCACCCAGGGCCAGGCGCTGGATCCGCGCACCATGGCCTTGCTGCAGGTGCTGCGCTTGCGCAGCCAGCCTCTCAGCCTGGTGTATGGCTCGACCTCGGGAGTCTATGGGGACTGCCAGGGGCAATGGGTGGCCGAGTCCCGCTCGGTCGCACCTGCCACGGAGCGGGGGCTGCGCCGGGTGAATGCGGAGCGGGCCGTGCGTTTCGCCGGCCGCTCAGGGCTGCGCGCCAGCATCTTGCGCATTCCCGGCATTTATGCGCCGGATCGGGAAGGCGGCACACCGCGCGCGCGATTGTTGCGGGGCACGCAGGTGCTGCAAGCCGATGACGATGTCTATACCAACCATATCCATGCCGACGATCTGGCCCGCGCCTGCGTGCTGGCCTTGTGGCGCGGCAAGGCCCAGCGCATCTATCACGTCAGTGACGACACGCAGCTCAAGATGGGAGATTACTTCGATCTGGCGGCCGATCTCTACGGTTTGCCGCGCCCGCCACGCATTGCGCGAGAGCAGGCCGCAACAGCGCTTCCCGCCACGCTGCTCAGCTTCATGAGCGAGTCACGCAGAATGCGCAACCAGCGGCTCAAGACCGAGTTGCGTCTGGCGCTGCGCTATCCCGCGGTGCTCCAAGGGCTGAAGGAGTAA
- a CDS encoding DUF4124 domain-containing protein — MTVHSKLLRFDMVTSQISSRRPVFASKLVWAAWAAALCLAAPVQAQVMRCTDAKTGEVTYTNGSCLAGEAAQLVQAPRSPEEIARERAEAAAARERSKAEIARDEAQRRQREEQERKERAAQEKALAQSGNLENTPACRQARERLNSILAEANPDPATWGERSQAAQQQMEMSCLGAAAYQQLQQTRALQPNAINRPQFGYGRPHLRPPLRPVPSLPPAKIVNCNVFRCYDDRGGVHPIP, encoded by the coding sequence ATGACAGTGCATTCCAAACTCCTACGGTTTGATATGGTGACCTCTCAAATTTCCTCTCGCCGTCCGGTCTTTGCATCAAAACTGGTTTGGGCGGCATGGGCTGCGGCGCTGTGCCTGGCTGCTCCCGTGCAAGCCCAGGTGATGCGCTGCACCGATGCCAAAACCGGTGAAGTCACCTATACCAATGGCAGCTGTCTGGCTGGCGAGGCCGCGCAACTGGTGCAGGCCCCACGCAGCCCAGAGGAGATTGCCAGAGAGCGTGCCGAAGCCGCCGCTGCCCGGGAACGCAGCAAGGCCGAGATAGCACGTGACGAAGCCCAGCGCCGCCAGCGCGAGGAGCAGGAACGCAAAGAGCGCGCTGCGCAAGAAAAAGCCCTGGCGCAAAGCGGCAACCTGGAAAACACCCCCGCCTGCAGACAGGCCAGGGAACGCTTGAACAGCATACTGGCCGAAGCCAATCCGGATCCGGCCACCTGGGGAGAGCGCAGCCAAGCTGCCCAGCAGCAGATGGAAATGAGCTGCCTGGGCGCAGCGGCCTATCAGCAGTTGCAGCAAACACGGGCGCTACAGCCCAATGCCATCAACCGCCCGCAGTTCGGTTACGGACGGCCCCATCTGCGTCCTCCATTACGACCAGTGCCGTCGCTCCCCCCCGCCAAAATCGTCAACTGCAATGTGTTCCGTTGCTATGACGACCGAGGCGGCGTGCACCCCATTCCCTGA
- the folK gene encoding 2-amino-4-hydroxy-6-hydroxymethyldihydropteridine diphosphokinase, with protein sequence MSKPLAVLPPNTVAVGLGANLGDAGQVLREAVLAMARLPQTQLLAVSSLYSTAPVDSSGPDYLNALALVETQQAPQEFLHALQALELAAGRERPYRNAPRTLDLDIELWADWQSEAAELLVPHPRMWERAFVLVPLAEVVPQCVSAAQLQAVADQGIELKSGPDWWR encoded by the coding sequence ATGAGTAAGCCCCTGGCCGTACTGCCGCCGAATACGGTGGCGGTGGGCTTGGGTGCGAATCTGGGCGATGCAGGCCAGGTGCTGCGCGAAGCGGTGCTGGCCATGGCCCGCTTGCCGCAGACGCAGTTGCTGGCAGTGTCTTCGCTCTACAGCACGGCTCCCGTGGATTCTTCTGGCCCCGACTATCTGAATGCCTTGGCCTTGGTCGAGACGCAGCAGGCGCCGCAGGAGTTTCTCCATGCGCTGCAGGCGCTGGAGCTGGCCGCCGGCCGCGAGCGGCCTTACCGCAATGCACCGCGCACGCTGGACCTGGATATTGAACTCTGGGCGGACTGGCAGTCAGAGGCTGCCGAGCTGCTCGTGCCGCATCCGCGCATGTGGGAGCGGGCTTTTGTGCTGGTTCCGCTGGCCGAAGTCGTGCCGCAATGTGTAAGTGCCGCGCAGCTGCAGGCCGTGGCCGACCAGGGGATTGAGCTCAAGTCCGGCCCCGATTGGTGGCGCTGA
- a CDS encoding LysR family transcriptional regulator yields MEDFKRMAIFASVVEQGSMSGAARLLDMTPSAISQHIRQLEREAGITLLHRSTRQLSLTDAGQRFYTQCATMCEAANRARAELAAERQEPSGELRMSAPAGFTLHAAPALGAWLARHPALRLRLLMDDAPIDLIQARVDLALRFGTLADSSWVARLLGRSATVLCAAPQWIAAQKQLVQQPADLAQAHWLDLSRSDKPELELHWHHSASGEQAHFQVLPQMVSNHRSAVQQFCEAGLGVALLSAHDVTASLRAGRLVRLLPDWDMGQLDIWAVTPQRDVQSAKVRQAMEVLRQYFAQLDGMQQTL; encoded by the coding sequence ATGGAAGACTTCAAACGCATGGCGATCTTCGCCTCCGTGGTCGAACAAGGCTCCATGAGCGGCGCGGCGCGTCTGCTGGACATGACGCCCTCGGCCATCAGCCAGCACATACGCCAGCTTGAGCGCGAAGCCGGCATCACCTTGCTGCACCGCTCCACCCGGCAGCTGAGCCTGACCGATGCGGGTCAGCGCTTTTATACCCAGTGCGCCACCATGTGCGAGGCCGCCAACCGAGCCAGGGCCGAACTGGCCGCCGAGCGCCAGGAGCCCAGTGGCGAGCTGCGCATGTCCGCTCCGGCAGGCTTTACCCTGCACGCCGCGCCCGCCCTGGGCGCGTGGCTGGCCCGCCACCCGGCGCTGCGTCTGCGGCTGCTGATGGACGATGCACCCATAGACCTGATCCAGGCCCGGGTGGATCTGGCCCTGCGCTTTGGCACGTTGGCAGATTCAAGCTGGGTAGCCCGCCTGCTGGGCCGCAGCGCCACCGTGCTGTGCGCAGCACCGCAATGGATAGCCGCACAAAAACAGCTAGTGCAGCAACCCGCCGACCTGGCCCAGGCCCACTGGCTGGATTTGAGCCGCAGCGACAAGCCAGAGCTGGAGTTGCACTGGCACCACAGCGCCAGCGGCGAGCAAGCGCATTTTCAGGTCCTGCCGCAAATGGTGAGCAACCACCGCAGCGCCGTGCAGCAGTTTTGCGAAGCCGGCCTGGGCGTGGCCCTGCTTTCAGCCCATGACGTGACCGCCAGCCTGCGCGCGGGCCGCCTGGTGCGGCTGCTGCCGGACTGGGATATGGGCCAGCTGGATATCTGGGCCGTCACCCCGCAACGCGATGTGCAAAGCGCCAAGGTCAGACAGGCCATGGAGGTACTGCGCCAGTACTTTGCACAGCTGGACGGCATGCAGCAGACGCTATGA
- a CDS encoding HAD family hydrolase, which yields MSTSSDLPNKPKLALFDLDHTLLPLDSDHGWGEFSIAIGWCDREAFGRQNDAFFADYQAGQLNVPDYVRFATAAVVERGQQASDAAHQRFMDEVIRPAMQPAAMQLVQQHLDAGDTVVITSATNEFVTRPIAQAFGVQHLLATELVRDASGWFTGEIEGIPNMREGKVQRMQQWLADRDLTWDGVETTFYSDSWNDVPLLERVNHPVATNPDERLRALAQERGWRIVDIFSKAP from the coding sequence ATGTCGACTTCTTCTGATTTGCCGAACAAGCCCAAGCTGGCCTTGTTTGACCTGGATCACACGCTGCTGCCGCTGGATTCCGACCATGGCTGGGGCGAGTTCTCCATTGCCATTGGCTGGTGCGACCGCGAAGCGTTCGGCCGCCAGAATGACGCCTTCTTTGCCGACTACCAGGCCGGTCAGCTCAATGTGCCAGACTATGTGCGCTTTGCCACGGCCGCCGTGGTGGAGCGCGGTCAGCAAGCCTCCGACGCAGCGCACCAGCGTTTCATGGACGAGGTGATCCGGCCCGCCATGCAACCTGCGGCCATGCAACTGGTGCAGCAGCACCTGGATGCAGGCGACACCGTGGTGATTACCTCGGCGACCAATGAATTTGTGACCCGTCCGATTGCGCAGGCCTTTGGCGTGCAGCACCTGCTGGCTACGGAACTGGTGCGCGATGCGAGCGGCTGGTTCACGGGCGAGATCGAAGGCATACCCAATATGCGCGAAGGTAAGGTGCAGCGCATGCAGCAGTGGCTGGCAGACCGGGACCTGACCTGGGATGGCGTGGAAACCACTTTTTACAGTGACTCGTGGAACGATGTGCCGCTGCTGGAGCGTGTCAATCATCCCGTGGCCACCAACCCCGATGAGCGGTTGCGAGCTTTGGCTCAGGAACGCGGCTGGCGCATCGTGGACATATTTAGCAAAGCACCATGA
- a CDS encoding 6,7-dimethyl-8-ribityllumazine synthase yields MNQTPISMNFETHATSQGTPWKAVASRSRIAVISASWHTDVVHQARDSAHAELQAQGVPAANIQHFNVPGAFEIPLLAKKLVQSGRFDAVIACALIVNGGIYRHEFVTTAVIDGLMRVQLDSEVPVFSAVLTPRDFHEHGDHVEFFRQHFVKKGVEVSHACLAALEQLAQVEALGQAKAA; encoded by the coding sequence ATGAATCAGACCCCTATCTCAATGAATTTCGAAACTCACGCCACTTCTCAGGGCACTCCCTGGAAGGCCGTGGCCAGCCGCAGCCGTATTGCGGTCATCAGTGCCAGCTGGCACACCGATGTGGTGCATCAGGCCCGCGACTCCGCACATGCCGAGTTGCAGGCGCAGGGCGTGCCCGCCGCCAATATCCAGCATTTCAACGTGCCCGGCGCGTTCGAAATTCCGCTCCTGGCCAAGAAGCTGGTGCAAAGCGGCCGCTTTGATGCGGTGATTGCCTGTGCGCTCATCGTCAACGGTGGCATCTACCGCCATGAATTCGTGACCACAGCGGTGATTGACGGCTTGATGCGGGTGCAGCTGGATTCGGAAGTGCCGGTGTTCTCGGCCGTGCTCACGCCGCGCGATTTTCATGAGCACGGCGATCATGTGGAGTTCTTCCGCCAGCATTTTGTGAAAAAAGGCGTGGAAGTCTCCCACGCCTGCCTGGCCGCGCTGGAACAACTGGCCCAGGTCGAGGCTCTGGGCCAGGCCAAGGCTGCCTGA
- the pcnB gene encoding polynucleotide adenylyltransferase PcnB codes for MIKTFIDKLLGKEPSATRSRKPKFGKRDEVPVQVHGIDPNLVDHRAVDVVQTLKDEGYEAYIVGGAVRDLLLGLRPKDFDVATNATPEQVKSLFRRAFIIGKRFRIVHVVYGRGRENEVIEVSTFRAFLDNSAAEAVSGNERTSKVQLASMKHAVDASGRVLRDNVWGPQDQDATRRDFTINAMYYDPETQIVVDYHGGIADAKKKVLRMIGDPATRYREDPVRIIRAVRFAAKLAGKGFKLDAKTAKPLVECEPLLNDVPQSRLFDEMLKLLQTGHAIASVEQLKALGLSRGIYPLLDVVMERADHPFVQAALIDTDRRVGEGKPVAPSFLLACVLWQDVKTGWEKRLAKGSHPFPALQESIDEVFDARIGDVSGRGKLAADMREIWVMQPRFDKRTGATPLSLVAQPRFRAGFDFLRLRADVGEIEESLAAWWQEFQQANDAVREDLIAQARDEQRARQRAQQSSTPKAPRAPRAKAVREDGAVADSAEPAMLDQVAEDGGAPKKRRRRRRKPAGAEGAGSSGGNE; via the coding sequence ATGATCAAAACGTTTATCGACAAGCTGCTGGGCAAAGAGCCCTCGGCCACACGTTCGCGCAAGCCCAAGTTCGGCAAGCGCGACGAGGTGCCGGTGCAAGTGCACGGCATTGACCCCAATCTGGTGGACCACCGTGCCGTGGATGTGGTGCAGACATTGAAGGATGAGGGCTACGAGGCCTACATCGTGGGTGGCGCGGTGCGCGATCTGCTGCTGGGCCTGCGTCCCAAGGATTTCGACGTGGCCACTAATGCCACGCCCGAGCAGGTCAAAAGCCTGTTTCGCCGCGCCTTCATCATCGGCAAGCGCTTTCGTATCGTGCACGTGGTCTACGGCCGCGGGCGCGAGAACGAAGTCATCGAAGTCTCCACTTTCCGCGCCTTTCTGGACAACAGCGCTGCTGAAGCCGTGAGTGGCAACGAGCGCACCAGCAAAGTCCAGCTGGCCAGCATGAAGCATGCGGTGGATGCCAGCGGCCGTGTGCTGCGCGACAACGTCTGGGGTCCGCAGGACCAGGATGCCACGCGCCGCGACTTCACCATCAACGCCATGTACTACGACCCCGAGACACAAATCGTGGTCGACTATCACGGCGGCATTGCGGATGCCAAGAAAAAAGTGCTGCGCATGATTGGCGACCCGGCCACGCGCTATCGCGAAGACCCGGTGCGCATCATCCGCGCCGTGCGCTTTGCGGCCAAGCTTGCGGGCAAGGGCTTCAAGCTCGATGCCAAGACGGCCAAGCCGCTGGTGGAATGCGAGCCCTTGCTCAACGATGTGCCGCAAAGCCGTTTGTTTGACGAAATGCTTAAGTTGCTGCAGACCGGCCATGCCATTGCCTCGGTGGAACAGTTGAAGGCCCTGGGCCTGTCGCGCGGCATCTATCCCTTGCTGGACGTGGTCATGGAGCGTGCAGACCACCCGTTTGTGCAGGCCGCCCTGATCGATACCGATCGCCGCGTGGGCGAAGGCAAGCCTGTGGCGCCGAGCTTTCTGCTGGCCTGCGTGCTCTGGCAGGACGTGAAGACCGGCTGGGAAAAGCGTCTGGCCAAGGGCTCGCATCCTTTCCCCGCGCTGCAGGAGTCGATTGACGAAGTGTTTGACGCGCGCATTGGCGATGTGTCGGGCCGCGGCAAGCTGGCGGCGGACATGCGGGAAATCTGGGTCATGCAGCCGCGCTTTGACAAGCGCACCGGAGCCACTCCGCTCTCCCTGGTGGCGCAGCCACGTTTTCGTGCCGGTTTTGACTTTTTGCGCCTGCGTGCCGATGTGGGCGAGATCGAGGAAAGCCTGGCCGCCTGGTGGCAGGAGTTCCAGCAGGCCAATGATGCCGTGCGCGAAGACCTGATTGCCCAGGCCCGCGACGAGCAGCGTGCCCGCCAGCGTGCCCAGCAATCGAGCACACCCAAGGCGCCGCGTGCACCCCGTGCCAAGGCTGTGCGTGAAGACGGTGCTGTGGCTGACTCCGCAGAGCCGGCCATGCTGGATCAGGTTGCAGAGGATGGAGGCGCTCCCAAGAAGCGCCGCCGCCGTCGCCGCAAGCCTGCTGGCGCCGAGGGTGCCGGCAGCAGCGGCGGCAATGAGTAA
- the hda gene encoding DnaA regulatory inactivator Hda has translation MKQLALNISMASSPTLSRFFVGPNAAVIDHLRHWVGDGQLQQSRTPVPTYLWGESGSGKTHLLKAVREALREQGAMVGWMDASTGFPPEFDERWAAVLMDDVDLYTPLQQARAFNWFVNATSPATGSPRWVLGAGQLPVADLKLREDLRTRLGWGHVFQLQLLDEPARRAVLRQEADVRGVFLSDDVMDYMLRRFSRDLGSLMQLLDMLDGFALRNKRAITIPLLKTMMETE, from the coding sequence ATGAAGCAGCTGGCCTTGAATATCAGCATGGCGTCGAGCCCGACGCTGTCGCGTTTCTTTGTCGGCCCGAATGCCGCAGTGATCGATCACTTGCGCCATTGGGTGGGCGACGGTCAGCTGCAACAATCGCGTACGCCGGTGCCCACCTATCTGTGGGGCGAGTCCGGGTCTGGAAAAACCCATTTGCTCAAGGCGGTGCGCGAAGCGCTGCGCGAGCAGGGCGCCATGGTGGGCTGGATGGATGCGAGCACGGGCTTTCCGCCAGAGTTTGACGAACGCTGGGCTGCCGTGCTGATGGATGATGTGGATCTCTACACGCCCTTGCAGCAGGCCCGGGCCTTCAACTGGTTTGTCAACGCCACCAGCCCCGCCACCGGTTCGCCGCGCTGGGTGCTGGGTGCCGGGCAACTGCCCGTGGCAGACCTGAAGCTGCGCGAGGATTTGCGCACCCGGCTGGGCTGGGGCCATGTGTTTCAGCTGCAACTGCTCGATGAGCCGGCCCGTCGTGCCGTCTTGCGTCAGGAAGCCGACGTCCGCGGCGTTTTTCTGAGCGACGATGTCATGGATTACATGCTCAGGCGTTTCTCACGCGATCTGGGCAGCCTGATGCAACTGCTGGACATGCTGGACGGTTTTGCCTTGCGCAACAAGCGCGCCATCACCATCCCCTTGCTCAAGACCATGATGGAAACTGAGTGA